The following coding sequences lie in one Syngnathus scovelli strain Florida chromosome 1, RoL_Ssco_1.2, whole genome shotgun sequence genomic window:
- the LOC125989867 gene encoding janus kinase and microtubule-interacting protein 3-like — protein sequence MLYEALPQRDCPATDGEKASHAGVNDVLTADQREELRSAVDQWKRALMCELRERDACILQERMDLLHSAQQRNKELKEFIEAQKRQIKQLEEKFLFLFLFFSLAFILWP from the exons atgttgtacgaggcgctaccgcagcgggactgccccgccacggacggcgaaaaagccagccacgctggcgtgaatgacgtgctgacggcggatcagagagaagagcttaggagcgccgtggaccaatggaagcgagccctgatgtgcgagttgagggagcgcgacgcttgcatcctccaagagagaatggatctgctgcacagcgcgcaacag aggaacaaagagctgaaagaattcatcgaagctcagaagagacaaatcaaacaattggaggagaagtttctgtttctctttctattcttctccttggccttcattctgtggccctaa